One part of the Solanum dulcamara chromosome 8, daSolDulc1.2, whole genome shotgun sequence genome encodes these proteins:
- the LOC129900873 gene encoding ethylene-responsive transcription factor ERF017-like, whose protein sequence is MDQEGGPSHDQPKYKGVRLRKWGKWVSEVRLPNSRERIWLGSYDTAEKAARAFDAAQFCLRGPKAKFNFPDNPPNISGGQRLSPAEIQAVAARFANDHSQSSVVQEIRPDDHEGNMGNINSHVINMEKEEISLSSTNCEVVQMDTISNNNNNTVAAEMDWAFFDMTENYSYHHASGPPPEFFCDPYHPGGGGVLDCLSSNLYSPPHFPQRATPNYDDDDIGNGGDEHYSQQSFLWNF, encoded by the coding sequence ATGGATCAAGAAGGTGGCCCTAGTCATGATCAGCCAAAGTACAAAGGAGTTCGGTTGAGGAAGTGGGGGAAATGGGTTTCTGAAGTCAGATTGCCTAATAGCCGGGAGAGGATTTGGTTGGGCTCCTATGATACCGCTGAAAAAGCCGCAAGAGCTTTTGATGCTGCTCAATTCTGCCTCCGTGGGCCGAAAGCCAAATTTAACTTCCCTGATAATCCGCCGAATATATCCGGCGGACAAAGGCTTTCGCCTGCGGAGATACAGGCTGTCGCAGCTAGATTTGCGAATGATCACTCGCAGTCGTCAGTAGTACAGGAAATACGGCCTGATGATCATGAGGGTAATATGGGAAATATTAATTCGCACGTGATAAATATGGAGAAAGAGGAGATTTCGCTATCATCAACTAATTGTGAGGTTGTCCAAATGGACACtattagtaataataataataatactgtTGCGGCTGAAATGGATTGGGCTTTCTTTGATATGACCGAGAATTATTCATATCATCATGCTAGTGGGCCTCCACCTGAATTTTTTTGTGATCCATATCATCCTGGAGGAGGAGGAGTACTGGATTGTTTGTCAAGTAACCTCTACTCACCACCACATTTTCCACAAAGAGCAACTCCTAATTATGATGACGATGATATTGGCAATGGTGGCGATGAACATTATTCTCAACAATCCTTCCTCTGGAACTTTtaa